TGTTCAGTCCTGCGCACAAATCATCCCCCTCAGAAGTCGTTGTGGATAATCGCAATTTGATTGCACACAGAAAATTGAATGTGATTTCAGCTAAGCGAGGGGTTGgatgacagaaagagagaaaaagatagaaATTGAGACTAGAGAGTAAAGCGTGACTCATCACACTCCATGTGGGGTGTGTGTCTGATGGAAAAGCCAAATCCACGGTCCAAGATGTACACGCACTGACTGACTCACTGCAAACGGCCCTCCCCAAGCAGTGGGTGAAATGTGTTTGGACAAGCGAGGCGACCCGTGGCGAAAGCAAcggaataaatgaatatatctaATAATATCCCATCAAATGCCTTGAGGATTTAAGCTGGTGTTCTCATAATCACTGAATCCTTTCATACAAAGTTGCCGAAGATTGCAAACAGCATTTGAATAATTCCTAATGCAGGCCTCTCCtttctgtgttttcttttcttcttaaaTTTTCTCAGACAAGGCAACATTTATCAAATGTAGAATTAAGTATGCTTATACAATTGTCCTCATACATACAAATTCAGTACTAATGTATTCTCAATCACTGTAGactggagagaaagaaaaaaaaaaaaacaaagaaaaaatagagaTCATATGCAATTAGAATAAACAAGAGGTtgctacacatgtacatacgCGTAGCTGTGCTGTGGACTACCTACACTTGTTCCCGCTCTTTTGATAATAAATAACAATATTCTTTTCAAACATACAATTCGGAAAATTATTATTGGAGACTGTTTGCCTTGTAAAATggaacaaaaatgataatataaacTAAACAAGACCTTTCTCATTCTCAACCCATTCATATTGAGAACCATTTCTCCTTAATACTTTGTACAGACTTATTCTGGAACTGGTACAGCTGTATAGCTTTTCACTtaagcaaatacatgtacagcctgtacatgtacaaataaaaaCTGAAAGAGGATTTCggaagctgaaaaaaaaaagtgtatcaTATTTTGGTATCTATGAAAACTTGTTTCCTAGGCCCTATACAGCTCAAACACAGCTCTAATAGAGTATGAAGATTGGCTGGGTAAGGAGAGCTCCACTGcagaatgaatatttttttgttattgctCCCCTTGCTTTTATCAGTCATAACATAGTAAATACATAGGCCCCCTGCCGTATATTCTACTTCTCCTTTcacataaccttttttttttttctcaggtaGAAAAATTTTCAGTTGAGTTTGCCCAGCCATGGCACAGGACAGATGATCAGTCATAACATAGTAAATACATAGGCCTCCTGCCGTATATTCTACTTCTCCTCTcacataacctttttttttttctcaggtaGAAAATTTTTCAGTTGAGGTTGCCCAGCCATGGCACAGGACAGATGAGAGCAGACAGtgtatgtaataataataatatgcagGGTGTATCATACAGGAATACATCTGTACTGGACATCATGCAGACCAATACAGAATGTATGGGAAAGGAAACTTGTATTGAACTCTGAAGACACAGTCTCTCTTTAGGCTCAAAGTACATGACCCAGTGTTACTGGAAGAAATGATTAACTACCACAAAGCTCTTTAAAGCTGCATTTTGGTCAGCTTCTGTGGCAAATCTCCCCCTCGCTTTCCATTCATACAGGGAAGTGGACGGCCTTCcaacaaaaaaagacattggGTTGAGGGGACCCACTATTAcactatgcatgcatgcatgcattacaGCACTGTTTCTCACTGGCCCTTTACACTCCACTGCCAGTGTATGAgatctcctccctcccccttttttttctctttatctagCCTTTTACGTCTTTTTCCCAGGAGTTCTCCGTTTGTAGAGGGTGAACAGAAGACATAAAAAGAGTAGAACAATGTGTATTAAATACAACAGCGGCCTGAATGGCGAAGCTTTGCGGCCTGTTTACTTAAGCCCTACTGCTATAATTTACGAAAACATGGTACTACTTCCAGTCCAAATAGGAATTGAGCATGCACGAACCTTGGGGggttaacgaaaaaaaaaaaaaaaaatgtggtacGGGGTGGGGTGGATTGGGGTGCAAGtgttcaaacagaaaaaaagagaagaaatatgagagagaaagaacgaGGAACAAGGGCGTTTCAAGAAGCCAGTGTTAAAAAAATGCACAGCCTGCGAggttctcactttttttttagcctTTTTGTGACAAAAGAAACATAATACCACAAGTTTTCTTTAACACCTACCAACTTGGCTAAACAATATGCCTTCCAGTTTGGTCTGTGAATAAAGACTGTATACCATCATAGGGCTCAGTCATTCGTCTCTCTATAAGGaaagggagaaacagaatgtaCTTGGAGAGTAATTTTGTACACCCCTGCAATACAGCTACCCCTTTCTTACAATACTCTTTTGTTCCTTCTGAAGCTATCTGCAGGGAAACTTGATAGCTGTAAGAAGTGTGGGGAAGGGAGAGCTCACTTTTTGAAAGGTCACACAATCACAAGGTAaattctccctcttttttttacCCCATTACTCCCCCATCCTTCCCTAAAAATGGGCATTGTGGGAACCTTTACAAGCCTATTAAAGCAtgagcaaaaatatttgaagcaaaCAATATATTGGTATACTTAAATAACTTCAATCTATACTCAGTAAAATTGTGCTATTGTAAGGATTTCAGTTTGCATTAGTTATCTCTCACATAGCCTCTTGCTTTATGCTTGTACTTATGCATATATTTGAAATTGGTTCTATTTGATAACCACTACATATTGGAATGTATTTGGAGACTACTTTTCTCCTGAATTACGGCATGAAACCTTAAGACTGAACATTATTTTTCACTCACACCTCTAACATTGCCTTTCATGCATATCATCAAGCACCCACTACTTTATACATAAGTGTAGATCCAAGAtaaacatccccccccccaaaaaaaaaaaaataaactcatCAATCTCTAATGTGTACTCTGTATGGACATTGAATGGCAGGCGGAGGGATACCACCCTTGTGAACAGTACTGCAGTATTGCGAGGGCTGCAAAggcatatttttcatgaaaaaaacaaacaaacatattttccatgaaactttcaaaatatttttggcaaaaacaacaacaacaacaactaaatacCCAGGtccatgattatcattattataattttgaATGACCGTCACTTTAAATTGCAAACATGGGTTTACTGGGAGTATTCGTTATATTTAAGGTTTTGTTCAGCCAAGATCCCATCTATTCAAGACATAAGAGGATACATGCATCACactaatgacaaaaaaaaaagatgaattatGATGGAGGACAAATAATTCTGACTTGGTCAAATTACAATGTATCTGcttaaaaaaaaggagtatAAAAGTGCtactacatttgtacatgcTAAAAATGAGCTTTCCAAACTTaagttaaaaataaaaaaattgaaagaaaaaaattgtatccTCCAGAGAAATCATTATAAGAGTTAATACAAATATTTGCTTTGAAAGTGCAAAAGTGACAGTGGTTGCTATTGAAGTTATCTAGACATGCACAGAAATATGCCTGTCTGTGAAACAATGCCAGAGTTACAGGTCAATCAATTGCCCGGTCTAATTTGAGTGAATTCTCATTCTATGACCTATTCGGATGACACTTCTTCCTGTCCATTTTAATTTCAAACCATTCATCAACGTCTCCAGGGACTGGGAGAAGATTTTCTACCCAGCAGTTCTAAACGCTTGCTCtcaaagaccccgtttacagtgcggggccgggctcggccgcggcttggccgcagcagcccggcctcaattgcgcagCCGAGCCTTGCAATTTTGTCCGtctacactgctgggctcggccatgtttttaattcaaacctttcaatattttgccgtagtggcgctctgcttgtaaacaaacgcaatttggtattgtctggttttcagaccctttgccaactgaattctgtggcgaccaagtcgccgttcgggcaaaggcctttgccgaaggaaaaaatcctttgcaggacaaaaccacctcaaactatactagttttcgacgtttaGGGGGTTAAtgtcctgaatagcgaaatagtacaggcagagggtttggaagccagactaaaattggccgcgcatttggcccagtttgcgtttacaccaagaagaggccgggctcggctgcggccgagaccacctccagagcgtggccaaatgcgcggccaattttggcctcgcatttggccttttgcgcgtttacactgaaatgaagaaGGGGTCAGCTGTGGCCGAGCCacgcactgtaaatggggtcaaATTGCATGGCTCACAAATATGAAATCCACGCATATGCCCATTGCATAGTACACACTTAAGCACATCAAACCACTAGAACTTCATCTTCATATTCTACACAAACTTCATATCTGATGGAAACATACATATCATTCAAAAGAGAAGACAGCCGTTGGATCTTTCTTTTCATACAAGAAATGTTTGCTTATTTAATTCACAGACTATTGGTttaacaaaacttaaaaaaaagaagaagagaaaagctCTACTGTTCACAGAATAGACGTAACTCCACGAATCTGCTGCACAATTCTTCATTAATCTGCTGCAGGCATCAGAACAATGTCAAATCCAACAGAACAACATGTGAAAAGATGATTCTCCAATTTTCTGCATACATAGCTAAACCGTCCACTCTCACAACCATGTGACATTTATTTTCAGTCTAGTTAATGAATTTGTAATGCTTTTAACTTGGGGGTTCATGATTTGAAGCATTATTGAACTTCCATGTAACAGATCTGCGTTTGCCGCCAGCAATCTCTAATTTGTAGCCAGAATTACTATTGTAGCACACaggagttttgttttgtgaacCAATTTGATTATCCGACACTTTTGTGTGACATTTGCAGagtacaaagtacatgtattacaggaTTTGGATGGTCACACATTTGAAAATCAGAAATTGCTTATAAGGTCAACACTGGAACAGAATCATGTAACACCAGAAAATGAAATCTTACAAACGTATCTGAAAGAAACTGGAAAACATCTGTTGAAGGAGTACAACCACTATGTATACTTGGCTACATATCTCTGAATTTGTCTTCAATGTGGACAAGAGCAGCCATGAGAAAGTGGAATGGAACGGAATTATACTTCGAACGCTTATGATTCAGCCAAGAAACTCTAAAATGCATTATCAAGTCATTGTACAATAGCCCAATGAAAAACACAtggatatatcaaaatgaacaggTTTACACTGGTCTGCATTCATCAACAccaactgttaaaaaaaaacaagacttTTTAAATTGTGCGACAAACACATAACTAGGCCCATTGTACTTACAAGCAAGCTGTTACAAGCTACATGAGGTAATGTCCACAATTTGGTAAGAAATAGTGATCAACATGACAACGCTTTTCACAATCACATCTTGAgggcaaaacaaaaacataatattttatgtttgtaattGGTTGAGCAAACCAAATTTGCACAATGTATGGTCTACACAGTTCACTTGGTGAGGAAAAGTccacatgtacaattgtaaaatTGCAAACAACCCACACTGGAATTAGTTCGACCTATAAAACTACCATTGCCTAGTCTGCCATGGACGTGTCCATCATGTTGTCATGTGgcttgtaacaatttttttttttttttttgcatgcacgTAGTAACAACAGCATTCTCTTTACACAACAGCTCCCCTCCTTCACATCTTATCATAGATTTTGGAGTTTTATTTCAAGTGTACATTTCTAGCAtagttttaactttttttttcacttaccTGTACATATAATACATGATTGATTATTTACAAAGGCATATCAAGATACAATACAGTAATAATACCTTTTCACATGGTTACATGGCAAAACCAATATCTGATATGCTCCAAATTGAGTATGCTAGGCCTATAAATACTCTCTGGCTAGTACATAAAGCGCATGTGTGATCTATAAATTGTGAAAAACAAATCTATGCATGTAAATGatccattttccatcttttcagtaactttgaatgaatgaaaataaatgacaaatcACCACCTCAAGGAGTGGGGTGGGGGAAGCTCGTACAGATCAATAAAATCACTGGAGTCAGAGCCAAATAATTTGCATTTCTCTTGGGTTGTGCTTCCAAAAGCCAAACATAGGTCTTATTTTCAGATGCACCTGTGATCAAACTTGTTTTCAATAAATCTACGTATTATCCATGACACATGAACATTTTGACAAAGATCATAACTGTtgaattatggaaaaaaaaaaataccggtaCATACAATTTACTTCATTCAATTTCTCTCTCATTCTAGTATAAAATCCAACTTCACTTATTCTGGATTGATTACCCCAttttggaaagaaaaataaagtcaCAATTTACTGTGCTTTattcaatttctctttcattaTTGTATAAAATCCAACTTCACTTAACCTGAATTGATTACCCCATTTTGGAAAGATAAAGCCACAATATTTTGGCCATTACTCTTTTGCTtcatgtataatgtgtatggATAATTATTTAAAAAACAGGAAGGAAAATAATACTGGATTTAAAATAAAAAGGCCTGACTTGTACACTACAAAGTCTGAAAAGGTGGCTATGGACCACTTATTTCTTGAATCTATCTACCCAAGAATACACTTCTACAAAACAAGcatcatatttcagaagaaTGGGCTTTCCACTTAGTCTTACAAATGTTAATCTTTGGCATCACAGGTGTTTTATGGGATTATCCAATTTAGTAAACAACTTGGAACATTTTTGTTTAAGTAGAATTTAATGAGGACAAAATTGGAACAGACATTTTGCACTCACTATTGTTGGTCTGGAAACTGGTATTAAGTATTATTGGATTGTAATGTAATGAAGGAACATGTTCTATCAATGATGGCAAACCCAAGGAAGAAATTCAAGCGAATAAGGGAAAGTCTAGACAGTCTTCAACAGAGTTGCTCTGATTTGTTTTTAGATCAAATGGTTTTGGTCTTAAAGTTTTGAGTGAAATAGCACAGACTGTCTGcctgacaaacaaaacaaacatgaaaaattcatTCTACAGTGATTTTGTTACAGCTGTTTTGGTATTTAAAACTAATGAAAGCATAGTTTCACTATACAGAGTactgtttattttcttcttttttttctgtttgggAAACGCCACCATAGTTTGATGCAGAAATCCAATAAATCTCAAAAAGTTCTAGaaccttggaaaaaaaaaagtagcatgTATTGACAGCTcacacaactgaaattctgacCTTTCATGGTAATCATTGTGCACACATGAATCTCAAAGTCTACGAGTATTGGCAGCTAATCTTGGTTGTCATTGACACTGCAGGCATACTTGCCTTTCGcatcatttatttcagcattaaaACAAAGACTGCTGCTTCATCTCAAACTGTCTGCAAGTATAAAAGTGGTCGGGcaatttttgttatgtttttgttttgctttttttcaacTGGAAGGGGTATTCTGCAATGAACTTGATTCTGGAACAAAGATACTGCCACAAAATCTGACTTGATTTTGCAGAAAGCAAGGCGTGCATGCCACACAAGGGAAGAAGCATAATATTTTGAAGTCAATTTACACAGTATTTATAAAATCTCACCAAATATAATGTTTAcaataaggaaataaaaaaactaCCTTCAATTCACCGATTATCTACCATGATGAAGcccaaagaaaaaagtgaaatatcaaaCGAGTCTGAAAAGTCTCAAGTACTAAAACCACCACTTCTTGGCGAAAGTCTAAGTTCAATTGCATAATgcagattttttcccccttcaagAATGGCTTACTTGTGAACCAAGAGTTATGTAAAAGATTTAAACCAGCAGtgacaaaatgtacaattcagttGTAACACCAACACTTATGAAAGCAGCTTGAATTGTTTGCACCACTTCTGTTCGGATCAAACACAATATCCAAGTTGTTTTTGTATCAAGTTAGCCAGCACAGAACTTTTAACACCAAAAATTAGCTGTTGATTCTTCTACACAATGCAGAGTCAAAATTTGTCTGATATCACTGCCCTCCTGGATATCATACATTTGCAGGTGCTCCTTTTGGACGCGAGAAGTTGCAGAGCCTGGCGTAGAACTGTGTCCATGACCGAACGGTCTTGCCCgaccacacccacacactgcTTGTGATTCCCACGATTAGCATCATCAGATATTTTACGATAAAAACTAAGTAGTCAGGTCCAAACCTTTGAGATAATGAATTCAGAATGCCCGACATAAATTTCATGTCCTCTGGACATCCAAAGCTGTATCGCCCGCAGTTGGCAGCCAACCAGTATGTATCCCACACCACCCTGTTGGCTTGTTCATAAAAGTAGCACCCAATAACTATCGTGGCGGGGACGGTATAGAGCAAAGAGAAGATGCCAATACGAATCATAAGCTTCTCCAACTTATCCGTCTTGTTGCCATCACTCTTCATGAAAGTCCTGATGCGGAACAGGGCGATAAATCCAGCACACAAAAAGAACGATCCGATGATGAGATACACGAAGAGGGGCGCGAGGATGAATCCGCGCAACGCATTCATGTCGCTAATTCCTGTGTAACATACTCCGGACAACGAGTCTCCATCCACCTGGCCGGTAGCAAGGACTCCGATGGTCTTGCCTGCAGGTATCGACCAGGCAGCGAAGTGGAAGTACTGTGAATTTCGCTCGATAGCTTCATGGCCCCACTTTAGTCCTGCAGCAAGGAACCACGTCAAACTCAGCAGTACCCACCAAAGGCAGGATGCCATCTGGAAAAAATATAGGAGCATGAAGAGGACCGTGCACCACTCTTGTTTCGCCCCTTGTCGCAGGGTATAGAGACCACCGGGTGAAGCTGGTTTGTTGCATGCTACACTATCTTCCAAGAAAAATCCGGCGATGAAAACGACAGAAATCACAAAGTAGCATCCAGACAGAAAGATGATGGGTCGCTCGGGGTAACGGAATCTGCTGCGATCGATAAGAAATGTTAGGACCGTAAAGAGCGATGATGCTGCACATACAAACGCCCAACATCCAACCCAGTATCTGGCAAAATTCTGCTCCTTGGAGCTGTTGAAATGCATGTAGCAGGGGGCACCACAGTTTTTGGCTCCGAGGAACTCGTACTGCCAGTCCGCATCGACGGTGAGCTCTTTTGGACAGGTGAATGGTATATCCTTACGAAGAGAAGTTGTAGTTGGTCTTGTAACATTGGGGGCTTTGGTGGTAGGAATAGTGATGTGCTCATTAGCGGTGCGATTCCGATCAAAACAGAGTCCTCCTTCGGGAAACTTGTCGCACGATAGGCTCTCTGGCCACGAAAACCCAAATTTGTTCATTAGGCTTTCACAGCCCGTTCGCGCACTCAAACACAGCGATTTACATGGCGGTAGGGCCGAGTCGAGAAGCGTGCAAACTGGCGCGTACATTGAGCACAAAAAGTACTTCAAATCTTCCGAACACTGCACCTTGACGAGGGGATAGAACTGATGTACTTCCAGCCCAGCATCTTCCTGCCTCTGGTGGTTCAGTAAGTTGGGCATGATGGTCATGTTGTACGGCACATCCTGGCACAAGGGGATAGTTATGGCTTCGCAGCGTCCGTGAGAAATTTCCTCGTTGTATGTGTTATCATACTGTGCACGGGCTGGGCTCGTCAAAATTACCAACAGCCCCACAAACATGGCAGCTAAATCGAGAGATAGGCGTCGATTTCTCATCAAAATCCACCCCATCTTGATCACCAATACCTCCAACGATATTCCAGTAATACAAATCTCTCCGTGTCGAAACGAAAACTGACTGAATCTGGGGCTAAATCGTGATGATGTAGCCGTCGAGTGGTAGACAAGACTGTATATTCAAGCAAGACTCCGACCCCGCTTGTTCTCTCCGCGAGAGATGCCTACCACGAATACCTCACCAAATCATCTTACACAGAATGTATGGCAGCTCTATGCTTTTGCGCTTTGTGCATCAGGCAGGACCAGCTCAGGCATATGGCTTCGTGACGTCACACTTTTTGGAATCCCACGTTGTACTAGAAATGTTCAAATCATCCATCTGTTTTACTCCTAAACGAAGTATTTGATACCTCGTTAGGATGAAAAGAtactttgaaaataaaaaagcatgGTTAAAAACATCAAGAAGACATAAATTACATCAAAGCTGATGAAATCTCAACTGGGATCCCGTCGCTAACCAATTAGACCTTAACCAATCGTGTTCGTAAGTAGCGATCACGTGGGCAAGTAGACAATGGCATAGTTAGCAGGTGCATTTTGCTTCGTACGGTAGCATACACTCCACGGCAGCATGCAATGAATGGGATTACACACCGAGCCCCTACCGCTGGAGTGAACTTTGGCGAAGGTTAAAAACCTGATACTCTCAGGCCGATGTTTTTGTCATCGGTTACGCCTCGCTGCATCCAAAGAGGGTAGGTAATGGTAGCGAATTGAAATGTTTTCTTTGGTGGCTCAAGAACGTAACACAGGTCTATTATTATTCTTGTCATTCGCATTTGTTACTTGCCCATTTCTTATTTGGAATACACTTGACTATGCTCTCCCCAAATTCAGAAATGCTTTAATAGCGCTACATGATGGTGTACCTGAAGAAACCGCTACGCAGACGATATGTGCAGCGCGCCCGTACAGTTTACTCCTGCTGGGTAAATTGATATTATGCAAGTTTCACAGGCTCTGCGAGACGTATAAATCTACTTTGTTGAAAAGCAAATGTGTTAAACAAAGGGACTAGAGCTGTGAATTTGCTGTCTATAAAGTATCATCCACGAATGAAAGGAAGAATGTGTCTCTAAACcttgaaaaaatattgccaTAAGAAATGCATCAATGATATgcggttgttttttttcttttcaagttgTGAAGGTGAAGATTCCTATATGGCATTTTAGCAAATAGATTTGCAAATCATTTGATGAGAAATCACAGCAGTAAAATTAGCTGTCATGGTGAGGAATCTACACGATGCTGAAAAGAAGTCCATGAAGAGTATTAATGAGGACATTAAGTTATAAGTAAACCTACCTAGCTTCTAGTGCTAAACTTCGCTTGCCTGTGCTGTGACTCTGGGTTGAATGTCTACTGACTGTTcttaaaaaaatatgtatatgtgcACACATGCCATGTTGGGTTTTCTTTCAATCTTTCGTAAGAAATAAACAGCATCATCATGGCTTTAAAGTAACAatgaacttttttgtttgttttgtttgtttttacacaaAGATGCACCTGGCTTTCATGGGGTGTTTATCCCGtttgcaaatgtcacaaaattttgcatggtcAAGCAGTAATGTCTCCCAACATCATGTATGAAATCTTATGGTAATACACCACAGAgtagaaaagaaatggaaaaatagCCCCACGTCACTTGAGAAATATGCTCCCCTTTTGTACCAAGAATAgtggttggatttttttttttttttttttttttggggggggagggggtttgattaaattcactggaaatctaAAATGTTGTTTCCCCCTtcatcataaagaagtttccagttttatcATTCTGAAGAGATGTCTTAATTAACATACCTCTACAATATGGGTACCAGCTTAAGAAAGGATTCAAATTTTCAGGTTTGCAAAACGGACGCGTGAACTTTAAACCAAGCAATTTTTCTGTTCACGATTGCTTTCCAACTGTGAGTGACAGGAAGTAATAGCATGCCTCAATTGCTGAACAGGAAGTTGTCCAAATCTACTTACACTGTGGCGTGGCACACTTACAAGTCTGGGACTCGGAACTGGTAAACGCTAAAACATCTTTGCGTGCTGCTCTCCGAGCAACTCGGTGCTGTCTCGAGTGACTTCCTCTCTAACACAGAGGTGATGATATACTCACTTCATTCCTTGTCTTcggttttccttttttttttaattcttagaCCAGCTCAAACCTGTAGCATATCTTCTTAACCTGTAGCTCTATTAAGATAATCTAGTTGTCCATCTGTGTACTAGTAATGATGATTCATGCCGACTTCAAATTAGCTCAGTCTTGCAACATAGTGTCAACAGATTTGCATcttgatgcatattttgatgatctgaATTCTATTAAACAAAGGTTGTGGACCTCCATTACAAACAATAAGGAAATAATAGTAACTAAATCAGAGATAACCAgagaagaaacaacaacaacaacaacaacaacaacaacaaaagcattgACAACAACAACTTCTTCTTTCGTACCATATAAgtgcaacatatatatatatatatatatatatatatactggaAAGGAGGGGATTAAGTGCATTCTTTTCTTGGTCTGGTGTAGAACTACTCTTCATTTCATGATTAtag
The DNA window shown above is from Diadema setosum chromosome 22, eeDiaSeto1, whole genome shotgun sequence and carries:
- the LOC140245464 gene encoding frizzled-2-like; the encoded protein is MGWILMRNRRLSLDLAAMFVGLLVILTSPARAQYDNTYNEEISHGRCEAITIPLCQDVPYNMTIMPNLLNHQRQEDAGLEVHQFYPLVKVQCSEDLKYFLCSMYAPVCTLLDSALPPCKSLCLSARTGCESLMNKFGFSWPESLSCDKFPEGGLCFDRNRTANEHITIPTTKAPNVTRPTTTSLRKDIPFTCPKELTVDADWQYEFLGAKNCGAPCYMHFNSSKEQNFARYWVGCWAFVCAASSLFTVLTFLIDRSRFRYPERPIIFLSGCYFVISVVFIAGFFLEDSVACNKPASPGGLYTLRQGAKQEWCTVLFMLLYFFQMASCLWWVLLSLTWFLAAGLKWGHEAIERNSQYFHFAAWSIPAGKTIGVLATGQVDGDSLSGVCYTGISDMNALRGFILAPLFVYLIIGSFFLCAGFIALFRIRTFMKSDGNKTDKLEKLMIRIGIFSLLYTVPATIVIGCYFYEQANRVVWDTYWLAANCGRYSFGCPEDMKFMSGILNSLSQRFGPDYLVFIVKYLMMLIVGITSSVWVWSGKTVRSWTQFYARLCNFSRPKGAPANV